Proteins co-encoded in one Victivallis lenta genomic window:
- the rplL gene encoding 50S ribosomal protein L7/L12: protein MSEENKMEEFVSYVENMTVLELSKLVKTLEERLGVSAAAPVAVAAAAPAAAAAAAEEEKTEFDVILAGFDAAKKIGVIKVVRELTGLGLKEAKDLVEAAPKPLKEAIAKDEAEKIKKQLEEAGAKVEVK, encoded by the coding sequence ATGTCGGAAGAAAACAAGATGGAAGAGTTCGTCTCGTATGTCGAGAATATGACCGTTCTGGAGCTTTCCAAGCTGGTCAAGACTCTGGAAGAGCGTCTCGGCGTGAGCGCTGCGGCTCCGGTCGCGGTTGCCGCCGCGGCTCCGGCTGCCGCTGCCGCTGCCGCCGAAGAAGAGAAGACCGAGTTTGACGTGATCCTCGCCGGTTTCGATGCCGCGAAGAAGATCGGCGTCATCAAGGTCGTCCGCGAACTCACCGGTCTCGGTCTCAAGGAGGCCAAGGATCTTGTCGAAGCCGCTCCGAAGCCGCTCAAGGAAGCGATTGCCAAGGACGAGGCCGAGAAGATCAAGAAGCAGCTCGAAGAAGCTGGCGCCAAGGTCGAAGTCAAGTAA
- the rplJ gene encoding 50S ribosomal protein L10, with protein MRNEKQFLVKEISEKIGSADYVYFVSFAGLKVKELEDLRKQLAAQSACCHVLKNTLIKKACELLNINGADSIDFTQGTAMVFGKGDCSAVAKLLLEFGKKNDKLAAKGGYMEGEVLSSAQVGSLAELPSKPVLQAMLLGVLQAPSRNLVSVLNAKAASILNVLNAYKDKVENK; from the coding sequence ATGAGAAACGAAAAGCAGTTTCTGGTCAAGGAGATCAGTGAAAAGATCGGTTCCGCCGATTATGTCTACTTCGTCTCGTTCGCCGGCCTCAAGGTCAAAGAGCTGGAAGATCTGCGCAAGCAGCTGGCCGCTCAGTCCGCCTGCTGCCACGTGTTGAAGAACACGCTGATCAAGAAGGCTTGCGAGCTCTTGAACATCAACGGCGCGGATTCCATCGATTTCACCCAGGGCACCGCGATGGTGTTCGGCAAGGGTGACTGCAGCGCGGTGGCCAAGCTGTTGCTCGAATTCGGCAAGAAGAACGACAAGCTGGCGGCCAAAGGCGGCTATATGGAGGGTGAAGTCCTTTCCAGCGCCCAGGTCGGCAGTCTGGCCGAGCTGCCCTCGAAGCCTGTGCTTCAGGCGATGCTGCTCGGTGTGCTGCAGGCTCCGTCCCGGAACCTGGTCAGCGTTCTCAATGCCAAAGCGGCGAGCATCCTGAATGTGCTCAACGCCTACAAAGACAAAGTTGAAAATAAGTAA
- the rplA gene encoding 50S ribosomal protein L1, whose product MRRSKLYKKQVEVEGFDPQQRYGVAEAIALLKKFPGVKFDQTAEVAFKLGVDPRKSDQTVRGAVALPAGTGKSVRVAVVADGAAAAEAKEAGADFVGFEDVVEKIKGGWQDFDILIATPDAMRLVRPLGRQLGPRGLMPNPKTGTVTDQVGNAVREAKAGRAEFRADRGACVHVPFGKLSFDENALKSNFDVIVDALVKAKPQTAKGAYILSCTITATMSPGVKINTKELGRGKE is encoded by the coding sequence ATGCGTAGAAGTAAGCTTTACAAGAAGCAGGTTGAGGTCGAAGGTTTCGATCCCCAGCAGCGCTATGGTGTGGCTGAGGCGATTGCGCTTCTGAAGAAGTTCCCGGGCGTCAAGTTTGATCAGACCGCTGAAGTCGCGTTCAAGCTCGGCGTCGATCCCCGGAAGTCCGATCAGACGGTCCGCGGTGCGGTTGCGCTCCCGGCCGGTACCGGCAAGAGTGTCCGCGTTGCCGTCGTCGCCGACGGCGCCGCAGCGGCGGAAGCCAAAGAGGCCGGTGCGGATTTTGTCGGGTTTGAGGACGTGGTTGAGAAGATCAAGGGCGGCTGGCAGGATTTCGATATCCTCATTGCGACGCCGGATGCGATGCGTCTCGTGCGTCCCCTCGGCCGTCAGCTTGGTCCGCGCGGCCTGATGCCGAACCCGAAGACCGGTACGGTTACCGATCAGGTCGGCAATGCGGTCCGCGAGGCGAAAGCCGGTCGTGCGGAATTCCGTGCCGACCGTGGCGCCTGTGTCCATGTTCCGTTCGGCAAATTGTCTTTCGACGAAAATGCGCTCAAGAGCAACTTTGACGTGATCGTCGATGCGCTCGTGAAGGCCAAGCCGCAGACCGCCAAGGGTGCCTATATCCTCTCCTGCACGATCACGGCGACGATGTCGCCCGGCGTCAAGATCAATACGAAAGAGTTGGGGAGAGGTAAGGAATGA
- the rplK gene encoding 50S ribosomal protein L11 has product MAKKITGLIRLQIPAGAATPAPPIGPALGQAGCNIMDFCKQFNAATQAQSGMVIPVVITVYQDRSFTFICKSPPAAVLVKKAAGVASAAKKPGFEKAGKITRAQIREIVQIKKNDINARSEEAAMRIIEGTARSMGIEVVDA; this is encoded by the coding sequence ATGGCAAAGAAGATTACAGGCTTGATCCGGTTGCAGATTCCGGCAGGCGCCGCTACGCCGGCGCCGCCGATCGGCCCCGCCCTCGGGCAGGCCGGCTGTAACATCATGGACTTCTGTAAGCAGTTCAATGCCGCCACTCAAGCTCAGAGCGGAATGGTTATTCCTGTCGTGATCACGGTCTATCAGGACCGGTCGTTCACGTTCATCTGCAAGTCGCCCCCGGCGGCCGTCCTCGTGAAGAAGGCGGCGGGAGTGGCTTCCGCGGCGAAGAAGCCGGGCTTTGAAAAGGCCGGCAAGATCACGCGTGCGCAGATCCGTGAAATCGTTCAGATCAAGAAGAATGACATCAACGCCCGTAGCGAGGAAGCGGCAATGCGCATCATCGAAGGAACCGCGCGCAGCATGGGAATTGAGGTGGTCGATGCGTAG
- the nusG gene encoding transcription termination/antitermination protein NusG: MNDSVDTERDNRGQWFVIHTLSGHENKVRDTILRQLQNGDQVPVYEAFIPTEKVTEVRQGKKTTMTRKLFPGYIWVRMDLYDDLGMVDEKAWYFVRSVQGVLGFLGGANKPTPLSDAEVEDLLRPVQTGETLAARPKVEFEIGEMVRIKDGAFENFEGAIQEIDNERGKLKLMVSIFGRSTPVELEFWQVERTV, translated from the coding sequence ATGAACGATTCAGTTGATACCGAACGCGACAATCGGGGCCAGTGGTTTGTGATTCATACCCTGTCCGGGCATGAGAACAAGGTTCGCGATACGATTTTGCGCCAGCTTCAGAACGGCGATCAGGTTCCGGTCTACGAAGCGTTCATTCCGACGGAAAAGGTTACGGAAGTTCGTCAGGGGAAGAAGACGACGATGACGCGCAAGCTCTTCCCCGGTTATATCTGGGTCCGGATGGATCTTTATGACGATCTGGGCATGGTTGATGAAAAGGCGTGGTATTTTGTGCGTAGCGTGCAGGGGGTTCTGGGTTTTCTCGGCGGCGCGAACAAGCCGACTCCGCTTTCGGATGCGGAAGTCGAGGATCTGCTGCGCCCGGTCCAGACCGGCGAGACTCTGGCCGCCCGGCCGAAGGTCGAATTTGAAATTGGTGAAATGGTTCGCATCAAAGACGGTGCGTTTGAGAATTTCGAGGGTGCGATTCAGGAAATCGACAACGAACGCGGCAAGCTGAAGCTGATGGTTTCGATTTTCGGTCGTTCCACTCCGGTCGAATTGGAGTTCTGGCAGGTCGAGCGCACCGTTTGA
- the secE gene encoding preprotein translocase subunit SecE has translation MENGKKRTGAAAGFDMVTGKIRRFISETMAELGRCTWPNRQQLFESTVLVVVNIAILACFVAAVDWVAAWVIRVITVGKF, from the coding sequence ATGGAAAACGGTAAGAAGCGCACCGGTGCAGCCGCCGGGTTCGATATGGTTACAGGCAAAATCCGGCGCTTTATTTCGGAAACGATGGCCGAACTGGGCCGTTGCACCTGGCCGAACCGTCAACAGCTTTTTGAATCAACCGTGCTGGTCGTGGTGAATATTGCGATTCTGGCGTGCTTTGTGGCTGCGGTTGACTGGGTGGCTGCATGGGTGATCCGCGTGATCACGGTCGGAAAGTTTTAG
- the rpmG gene encoding 50S ribosomal protein L33 codes for MRELVILECTECKRRNYTTKKEKRNTPERLEKKKYCKFERKHTVHKETR; via the coding sequence ATGCGTGAATTGGTTATTCTGGAATGCACGGAGTGCAAGCGTCGCAACTACACGACGAAGAAAGAGAAGCGCAATACGCCCGAGCGCCTGGAAAAGAAAAAATACTGCAAATTCGAGCGTAAGCATACGGTCCACAAAGAGACCCGCTAA
- the tuf gene encoding elongation factor Tu, with the protein MAKEKFERTKPHVNIGTIGHVDHGKTTLTAAITMVLNKKFGGEVRKYDEIDNAPEEKERGITINTSHVEYQTEKRHYAHVDCPGHADYVKNMITGAAQMDGAILVIAATDGPMAQTREHVLLARQVGVPAIVVFMNKVDQLDDPELLELVEMEIRELLSSYDFPGDDTPIIKGSALKAVEAEGDLNNPACNCILELMDAVDSFIPEPQRDVDQPFLMPIEDVFSIEGRGTVVTGRIERGIIKLNDEVEIIGIKPTVKTTVTGIEMFRKLLDQGQAGDNVGCLLRGTKKEDVERGQVLAKPGSVTPHTKFKGEIYVLSKEEGGRHTPFFNNYRPQFYFRTTDVTGTITLNEGTEMVMPGDNTSITVELIAPIAMEKGLRFAIREGGRTVASGRVSEIIE; encoded by the coding sequence ATGGCTAAGGAAAAATTCGAAAGAACCAAGCCTCACGTCAACATCGGCACGATCGGCCACGTCGACCACGGCAAGACCACTCTGACCGCCGCGATCACCATGGTGCTGAACAAGAAGTTCGGCGGTGAAGTCCGTAAATATGACGAGATCGACAACGCCCCGGAAGAAAAAGAGCGCGGCATCACGATCAATACCTCCCATGTCGAGTATCAGACCGAGAAGCGTCACTACGCTCACGTTGACTGCCCGGGTCACGCTGACTATGTCAAGAACATGATCACCGGCGCGGCTCAGATGGACGGTGCGATTCTCGTGATCGCGGCGACCGACGGCCCGATGGCGCAGACCCGCGAGCACGTGCTGCTCGCCCGTCAGGTCGGTGTGCCGGCGATCGTCGTCTTCATGAACAAGGTCGACCAGCTTGACGACCCGGAACTGCTCGAGCTTGTCGAGATGGAAATCCGCGAGCTGCTCTCGAGCTACGACTTCCCGGGCGACGACACCCCGATCATCAAGGGTTCCGCTCTGAAGGCTGTTGAGGCCGAAGGCGATCTGAACAATCCGGCCTGCAACTGCATTCTCGAGCTCATGGATGCTGTCGACAGCTTCATTCCGGAGCCGCAGCGTGATGTTGACCAGCCGTTCCTGATGCCGATCGAAGACGTGTTCTCGATCGAAGGTCGCGGCACTGTGGTTACCGGCCGTATCGAGCGCGGCATCATCAAGCTCAATGACGAAGTTGAAATCATCGGCATCAAGCCGACCGTCAAGACCACCGTCACCGGTATCGAAATGTTCCGCAAGCTGCTCGACCAGGGTCAGGCCGGCGACAATGTCGGCTGCCTGCTCCGCGGCACCAAGAAGGAAGATGTCGAGCGCGGTCAGGTTCTGGCCAAGCCGGGCAGCGTGACCCCGCACACGAAGTTCAAGGGCGAGATCTACGTGCTGTCCAAGGAAGAAGGCGGCCGTCATACTCCGTTCTTCAACAACTACCGTCCGCAGTTCTACTTCCGTACGACCGACGTGACCGGTACGATCACCCTGAACGAAGGCACCGAAATGGTCATGCCGGGTGACAATACCTCCATCACGGTTGAGCTGATCGCTCCGATCGCCATGGAAAAGGGTCTGCGTTTCGCGATCCGTGAAGGCGGCCGCACGGTTGCCTCCGGCCGGGTTTCCGAAATCATCGAGTAA
- a CDS encoding cell division protein FtsZ, giving the protein MEQKKITVLGIGGTGCRIVGILRENPLSAPLRLLAIDSDSAGLERSGLPEEARLLAGARWRAGRGCGGSVLDGQRVVAHERSRIEKLLEGVPFLLVIGGLGGGTASGGMPVVLSVARKLEIPTLFFVSLPFTLEGHSKRKIAEDTVKEELLGLADAVICLPNDLLFSVLESTTPLSNAFKLADQELSRTVLALTMVLLHGNLLAADFGNFITLLRRKKSFCSIGVGVASGEIDGENRGEAAMERLLHSPLLGGADKLGEADAVIFTLLGGPELSLGETKQLLELAGRQVKPETRLIVGAATGEEWAGKLMLSAVTVRFDAESEASELLRSSSERAPKRTRSAAAHAADADQLILPLEPISKGVMERGPQVKWGNDDLDVPTFKRRNITIDNGKRGVEQ; this is encoded by the coding sequence ATGGAACAGAAGAAAATCACCGTACTCGGAATCGGCGGAACCGGCTGCCGGATCGTCGGCATCCTGCGGGAGAATCCGCTTTCGGCTCCTTTGCGCCTCCTCGCCATAGACAGCGATTCCGCCGGTCTCGAGCGGTCGGGACTGCCGGAGGAGGCGCGGCTGCTGGCCGGAGCGCGCTGGCGTGCCGGCCGCGGCTGCGGCGGCAGCGTGCTCGACGGTCAGCGTGTCGTTGCGCATGAACGCAGCCGGATCGAAAAGCTGCTTGAGGGCGTGCCGTTTCTTCTGGTCATCGGCGGACTCGGCGGCGGAACCGCTTCCGGCGGAATGCCGGTCGTGCTCTCCGTCGCGCGCAAACTGGAGATCCCGACGCTGTTTTTCGTCTCGCTGCCGTTTACGCTTGAGGGACACAGCAAGCGGAAGATCGCCGAAGATACGGTGAAGGAGGAGCTGCTCGGCCTGGCCGACGCGGTGATCTGTCTGCCGAATGATCTGCTGTTTTCGGTGCTGGAGTCGACGACGCCGCTGTCGAATGCGTTCAAGCTGGCCGATCAGGAGTTGTCTCGGACGGTGCTGGCGCTGACCATGGTGCTGCTGCACGGAAATCTGCTGGCGGCCGATTTCGGCAATTTCATCACGCTCCTGCGCCGGAAAAAGAGCTTCTGCAGCATCGGTGTCGGCGTGGCGTCGGGCGAGATCGACGGAGAAAACCGCGGCGAGGCTGCGATGGAACGGCTGCTGCACTCTCCGCTGCTCGGCGGGGCGGATAAGCTCGGCGAAGCGGATGCGGTCATCTTCACGCTGCTCGGCGGCCCGGAGCTGTCGCTTGGCGAGACGAAGCAGCTGCTGGAGCTCGCCGGACGTCAGGTGAAGCCGGAGACGCGGCTGATCGTCGGCGCCGCGACCGGCGAGGAGTGGGCGGGCAAGCTCATGCTCTCCGCCGTGACGGTCAGGTTCGATGCGGAGAGCGAGGCGAGCGAGCTCCTGCGCAGCAGCTCCGAGCGGGCGCCGAAGCGCACCCGGAGCGCCGCCGCGCATGCGGCCGATGCGGATCAGTTGATCCTGCCGCTGGAACCGATCTCCAAAGGCGTGATGGAGCGCGGGCCGCAGGTGAAATGGGGGAATGACGATCTCGATGTCCCGACCTTCAAGAGGCGCAACATCACGATCGATAACGGAAAACGCGGGGTGGAACAGTGA
- the ftsA gene encoding cell division protein FtsA: protein MFHTRDIVTAIEIGTSKINVLVGEAGPDGRVNVVGRGSAPSAGSVVKGEIEDMDLAFEQLGNAIADAESASDGLLNSTKVVVVAVTGCRMEAFQGIGSVVVRNDEHKVTNKERIEAHENARVLHLATGREIINSSESYFTIDERRIRNPLNHTASKLEAYVHVVHADAARLENFRSIVRDSGFEEAAIEVAFSPLADDFGILSDEEREHGVLLVDLGAGTTEFVVEYNSGVQASGVLQIGFDHVCNDLSLGLDLHIDVCRKLIEEKTLQRAMQERREYMEFPSSTGRGRKIPLPSFEVIIDARLREIFEIIRSMAAAQGALGSLDAGGVLTGGGALFERTAPIFREVFDMSCRIGQPFEAGGALTGLDTPRCSTIWGALKIAGYYNELNAGQSGRGMVGSLIDVVDGVLNKTRMGWQNFKGALRG from the coding sequence GATCGAAATCGGCACATCGAAGATCAATGTGCTGGTCGGTGAAGCCGGGCCGGACGGGCGCGTAAATGTGGTCGGGCGCGGTTCCGCCCCTTCCGCCGGTTCGGTGGTCAAGGGCGAGATTGAGGATATGGACCTCGCCTTCGAGCAGCTCGGCAACGCCATCGCGGATGCCGAGAGCGCTTCGGACGGGCTGCTGAACAGCACGAAGGTCGTGGTTGTCGCGGTGACCGGCTGCCGGATGGAGGCGTTTCAGGGCATCGGCTCGGTGGTGGTCAGGAATGACGAACACAAGGTGACCAACAAGGAGCGGATCGAGGCGCATGAAAACGCGCGGGTGCTCCACCTCGCCACCGGGCGCGAGATCATCAACAGCTCCGAATCCTATTTTACGATCGATGAGCGCCGGATTCGCAATCCGCTGAACCACACCGCGAGCAAGCTCGAGGCGTATGTCCATGTGGTGCATGCCGATGCGGCCCGGCTTGAGAATTTCCGCTCGATCGTTCGCGACTCCGGATTCGAGGAGGCGGCGATCGAAGTTGCTTTTTCGCCGCTGGCCGACGATTTCGGCATCCTCTCCGACGAGGAGCGGGAGCACGGCGTGCTGCTCGTCGACCTCGGCGCCGGAACTACCGAATTCGTGGTCGAATACAACTCCGGCGTGCAGGCTTCCGGCGTGCTTCAGATCGGTTTCGATCATGTCTGCAATGACCTTTCGCTCGGACTCGATTTGCACATCGACGTCTGCCGCAAGCTGATCGAGGAGAAGACGCTGCAGCGCGCCATGCAGGAGCGCCGCGAATATATGGAGTTTCCGAGTTCGACCGGCCGGGGGCGGAAGATTCCGCTGCCGTCGTTCGAAGTCATCATCGATGCTCGGCTGCGCGAGATTTTCGAGATCATCCGGTCGATGGCGGCGGCGCAGGGAGCGCTCGGCAGCCTCGACGCGGGCGGCGTCCTGACCGGGGGCGGCGCATTGTTCGAACGGACGGCGCCGATTTTCCGCGAGGTGTTCGACATGTCGTGCCGGATCGGGCAGCCGTTCGAGGCGGGCGGTGCTCTGACCGGGCTTGATACGCCGCGCTGCAGCACGATCTGGGGCGCGCTGAAAATCGCAGGGTATTACAACGAACTGAACGCGGGACAGAGCGGCCGCGGCATGGTCGGCAGCCTGATCGATGTGGTGGACGGCGTGCTGAACAAGACCCGGATGGGGTGGCAGAATTTCAAAGGCGCATTGCGGGGCTGA